The Persephonella hydrogeniphila genome has a window encoding:
- the argH gene encoding argininosuccinate lyase, whose amino-acid sequence MEKKLWGGRFSEGTDQFVEEFTESISFDKELAIYDIKGSIAHARMLGKQGIIPEEDAEKIIKGLEEIKKEIEEGKFRWKKELEDVHMNIEKALIEKIGDTGGKLHTGRSRNDQVITAFRLYLKEQTEDIINLLLELKKALLKKAKETVDIVMPAYTHLQRAQPVRMAHYFLAYLEIYNRDEERFRDTLKRIDQMPLGSGALAGVDFPIDREMTAKELGFSQVMRNSLDATASRDAIIEFLSDAAICMSNLSRQSEDLIIWNSTEFSFVELPDKLTTGSSIMPQKKNPDVLELIRGKTGRVYGDLIALLTVVKGLPMAYNRDLQEDKEPVFDAVRTVKGSIIGMTKIIEGLKPRKDIMEKAAGGFSLATDLANYLVRKGMPFRQAHHVVGQIVAYLTSQNRELESITLEELKDFSELFEEDALKILNPYYVADARKSYGGTAKERVLEQIKYWEEKLKE is encoded by the coding sequence ATGGAAAAAAAATTATGGGGTGGAAGATTTTCTGAAGGAACAGATCAATTTGTTGAGGAGTTTACCGAGAGTATCTCCTTTGATAAAGAACTGGCAATTTATGACATAAAAGGAAGCATAGCCCATGCAAGAATGCTTGGAAAACAGGGAATAATACCTGAAGAAGATGCAGAAAAGATAATAAAAGGGCTTGAAGAAATTAAAAAAGAGATAGAGGAAGGAAAGTTTCGCTGGAAAAAAGAGCTTGAAGATGTTCATATGAATATAGAAAAAGCATTGATAGAAAAAATAGGTGATACTGGAGGAAAACTTCATACAGGAAGAAGCAGAAATGATCAGGTAATAACAGCTTTCAGACTTTATCTGAAAGAGCAGACAGAAGACATAATAAATCTTTTATTAGAACTTAAGAAGGCACTGCTGAAAAAAGCAAAAGAGACTGTAGATATTGTAATGCCTGCATACACCCATCTCCAGAGGGCACAGCCTGTAAGAATGGCACATTACTTTCTGGCATACCTTGAGATTTACAACAGAGATGAAGAGAGATTCAGAGATACACTGAAAAGAATAGACCAGATGCCCCTTGGAAGCGGTGCCCTTGCAGGTGTGGATTTTCCTATAGATAGAGAGATGACAGCAAAAGAGTTGGGATTTTCTCAGGTAATGAGGAATTCCCTCGATGCAACTGCCTCAAGGGATGCAATTATTGAGTTTCTGTCAGATGCTGCAATCTGCATGTCAAATCTGTCAAGGCAGTCTGAAGACCTTATAATATGGAACTCTACAGAGTTTTCATTTGTAGAGCTTCCTGATAAGCTAACTACAGGCTCATCAATTATGCCACAGAAAAAAAATCCAGACGTTTTAGAGCTTATAAGGGGAAAAACAGGTAGAGTCTACGGAGATTTAATAGCCCTGCTAACAGTTGTAAAAGGTCTTCCTATGGCATACAACAGGGATCTCCAAGAAGATAAAGAGCCTGTTTTTGATGCTGTAAGAACAGTTAAAGGTTCAATTATAGGAATGACAAAAATAATAGAGGGGTTAAAGCCCAGAAAAGATATTATGGAAAAGGCTGCCGGTGGCTTTTCTCTGGCAACAGATCTTGCAAATTATCTCGTAAGAAAAGGTATGCCTTTCAGACAGGCTCACCATGTTGTGGGACAGATTGTTGCCTATCTAACAAGCCAGAACAGAGAACTTGAGAGCATAACACTGGAAGAGCTTAAAGATTTTTCAGAACTCTTTGAAGAAGATGCATTGAAAATACTCAATCCTTATTACGTTGCAGATGCGAGA
- a CDS encoding metal-binding protein, whose translation MAAGRTHDIINLSLLPVAVYYLQPESFSGFVGGYLVGTFFLSPDNDIYHSKPNRRWKLLRFIWLPYTKIFSHRGVSHLPVVGSVLKILYLLILFLLLLSILAGVLYFSKPDLLNSIDIPQQQLMFYIKHPFTVSFLIGLILSEIVHIITDMIYSTAKKFKLIR comes from the coding sequence GTGGCTGCAGGGAGAACACATGATATTATAAACCTCTCGCTTCTTCCTGTAGCTGTATACTACCTTCAACCTGAAAGCTTTTCAGGTTTTGTTGGAGGATATCTTGTAGGAACTTTTTTCCTATCTCCTGATAACGATATATACCACTCTAAACCTAACAGGAGATGGAAACTCCTAAGATTTATATGGCTTCCGTATACAAAAATATTTTCCCACAGAGGAGTTTCCCATCTACCTGTTGTAGGATCTGTTTTAAAAATACTGTACCTTTTAATACTCTTTTTACTACTTTTATCTATCTTAGCAGGTGTTCTGTATTTCTCAAAACCTGATCTATTAAATAGCATCGATATACCACAGCAGCAGCTGATGTTTTATATTAAACACCCCTTTACTGTCTCTTTTCTGATAGGTCTTATCCTCTCTGAAATTGTTCATATTATTACAGATATGATATATTCAACAGCTAAGAAATTTAAACTCATAAGGTGA
- a CDS encoding CinA family nicotinamide mononucleotide deamidase-related protein has protein sequence MRFFIVITGTEFTTGLKQEKNSLYISKEVFKRGGEVIGIHIAPDDIYQIQYAIKIGMDKSDVVIVSGGLGPTEDDMTRNAISEAIGVPLIFDEEWLRTIKNTLKEQGREITENIKKMAKLPYGARKIENPVGKALGFIKVLDDVKKAIVAVPGVPSEMKPMVLKALDYLGLKEQEKRVHLFRTFGKPEAEINDILSDIEDIVLNSSPKGVDIFVLDKNEFFLENKVKVIRERLGELIYTEEEKEMEEIVGNILKEKGLTVSTAESSTGGLIATRIVNVPGASEYMMGGVVSYSNQVKVNTLGVKKEDIERYGAVSEPVAKQMAEGVKTLLKTDISVSDTGIAGPTGGTKEKPVGLHYIGYSDRKKTEVHRVVFKGERNDIRLAVSQYALNLIRLNLR, from the coding sequence ATGAGATTTTTTATTGTGATAACAGGTACAGAATTTACAACAGGTCTAAAACAGGAAAAGAACTCACTTTATATATCTAAAGAAGTGTTTAAAAGGGGTGGAGAGGTTATAGGTATACATATAGCTCCTGACGATATTTACCAGATACAGTATGCGATAAAAATAGGTATGGATAAATCTGATGTTGTTATTGTTTCAGGAGGTTTAGGACCAACGGAAGATGATATGACAAGGAATGCTATCTCAGAAGCTATAGGTGTTCCTCTTATATTTGATGAAGAATGGCTCAGAACAATAAAAAACACACTTAAGGAACAGGGAAGGGAGATTACAGAAAATATAAAAAAGATGGCAAAGCTTCCCTACGGAGCCAGAAAAATAGAAAATCCTGTCGGTAAAGCTTTAGGATTTATTAAGGTTCTTGATGATGTGAAAAAAGCTATTGTTGCAGTTCCTGGCGTTCCTTCAGAGATGAAACCTATGGTTCTAAAAGCCCTTGATTATCTTGGATTAAAAGAACAGGAGAAAAGGGTTCATCTTTTCAGAACCTTTGGAAAACCGGAGGCTGAGATCAACGACATTCTATCAGATATAGAAGATATAGTATTGAACAGCTCTCCAAAAGGAGTGGATATATTTGTGTTGGATAAAAATGAGTTCTTTTTGGAAAACAAGGTAAAAGTGATAAGAGAAAGATTAGGAGAGCTTATATATACAGAAGAAGAAAAGGAGATGGAAGAGATTGTAGGAAATATCCTTAAAGAAAAAGGTCTCACAGTATCAACAGCAGAATCATCAACAGGAGGGCTTATAGCTACAAGGATAGTAAATGTTCCGGGAGCTTCAGAGTATATGATGGGAGGAGTTGTTTCATACTCAAATCAGGTAAAGGTAAACACCCTCGGTGTAAAAAAAGAAGATATAGAAAGGTACGGAGCTGTAAGTGAACCTGTTGCAAAACAGATGGCAGAAGGTGTTAAAACCCTGTTAAAAACAGACATATCTGTATCTGACACAGGAATTGCAGGACCTACAGGGGGAACAAAAGAAAAGCCAGTTGGACTTCATTACATAGGTTATTCTGATAGAAAAAAAACAGAGGTTCACAGGGTCGTTTTTAAAGGAGAAAGAAACGATATAAGACTTGCCGTCTCACAGTATGCATTAAACTTGATAAGACTAAATCTCAGGTAA
- the ftsY gene encoding signal recognition particle-docking protein FtsY, whose product MFKSMIDKLKSGLEKTKKQFVDSFSSISFGRKIDEELFEDIEMILLKADVGVKATEEIIDFLREESKRRRLKDGEQLKELLKEKLYEILKECESPLNLGEERPAVILFLGINGSGKTTTVGKLAAQFVKDGKSVVLAAADTFRAAAIDQLEVWAERAKARIVKHSPGSDPAAVVYDAVNSAKSRGDDIVLIDTAGRLHTKEHLIKELQKIKRTIKKLMPDQPVETILVLDGTIGQNSINQAKIFKEATDVTGIVITKLDGTAKGGAIIPICKELKIPIKFIGVGEGIEDLQPFDAKAFVDALFD is encoded by the coding sequence ATGTTCAAGTCAATGATTGATAAATTAAAGTCTGGTCTTGAAAAAACAAAAAAACAGTTTGTTGATTCATTTAGTTCCATATCCTTTGGAAGAAAAATTGATGAAGAGCTGTTTGAAGATATAGAAATGATACTTTTAAAGGCAGATGTAGGAGTAAAGGCAACAGAAGAGATAATAGATTTTCTCAGAGAGGAAAGCAAAAGAAGAAGACTGAAGGATGGAGAACAGTTAAAGGAACTGCTGAAAGAGAAACTGTACGAAATTCTAAAAGAGTGTGAATCCCCACTGAACCTTGGAGAAGAAAGACCCGCTGTAATACTGTTTCTTGGGATTAACGGAAGTGGAAAAACAACCACAGTAGGAAAGCTTGCAGCCCAGTTTGTAAAAGATGGTAAATCTGTGGTTCTTGCTGCTGCTGATACATTCAGAGCTGCTGCTATAGACCAGCTTGAGGTATGGGCAGAAAGGGCAAAGGCACGGATTGTAAAACATTCCCCTGGGTCAGATCCTGCTGCTGTTGTTTATGATGCTGTAAATTCTGCAAAAAGCAGAGGAGATGATATTGTTCTTATAGATACAGCTGGAAGACTCCATACAAAAGAGCATCTTATAAAAGAACTTCAAAAGATAAAAAGAACAATTAAAAAATTGATGCCTGATCAACCTGTAGAGACAATACTTGTTCTTGATGGAACTATAGGACAGAACTCTATAAATCAGGCTAAGATATTTAAAGAGGCAACCGATGTTACTGGAATAGTTATAACAAAGCTTGATGGGACAGCGAAAGGTGGTGCTATCATCCCTATATGTAAAGAGCTTAAGATTCCTATTAAGTTTATAGGAGTGGGAGAAGGAATAGAAGATTTACAACCTTTTGACGCAAAGGCTTTCGTCGATGCTTTATTTGACTGA
- a CDS encoding OmpA family protein, producing MKEEQKEEKETVAQKEKKAGYKPLKMHARIHFDFDRYNIKKDYLPYLNVITRYLKANKELKIKIVGYTDSIGSKEYNDRLARKRAESIKKYLIDHGISPDRIEIIGKGKEDYLFDNNTPLNRFTNRRAEFFVMEPVEGK from the coding sequence ATGAAAGAAGAACAAAAAGAAGAAAAGGAAACTGTTGCTCAAAAAGAGAAAAAAGCAGGATATAAACCGTTAAAGATGCACGCAAGGATACATTTTGATTTTGATAGATACAACATAAAAAAGGATTATCTTCCTTACCTTAACGTAATAACAAGATATCTAAAAGCAAACAAAGAACTGAAAATTAAGATTGTAGGATATACAGATTCTATAGGCAGCAAAGAGTACAACGACAGGCTTGCAAGGAAAAGGGCAGAATCAATAAAAAAATACCTGATTGACCATGGAATATCACCTGACAGAATAGAGATAATAGGAAAAGGAAAAGAAGATTATCTGTTTGATAACAACACACCCCTCAACAGATTTACAAACAGAAGAGCAGAATTCTTTGTTATGGAACCTGTAGAAGGCAAATAG
- the ggt gene encoding gamma-glutamyltransferase, giving the protein MKGVISAGDKLTAEAGAEILEKGGNAFDAAIAALLAAPLTEPALTSLGGGGFLLAIEKGMLPVIYDFFVDVPPKRVENPDFYPVYVDFGSAVQEFHIGCGSAAIPGMIAGIYQIYKNRCTLPLKELVEPALRYAEKGIYLSKMQASFVKLLEPIFTATEESKKIYTVNGKLIDDKTIYKNPDYADFLRRFAQEGSWFFYEGDVAEKIERLSVERNGLLRKEDLRKYRVQEKDPVYFKFRDYDIFTNAPPSPGGLLIGFTLKLLEDTNLSSFGSTKHIGSLVEAMHTTQLFRREYVDKHIHNEELKLLIEDKKIFDVYKGFFTKRLNLWGNTTHISVVDSEGNAVSVTTTNGEGSGCIIPGTGIMLNNMLGEEDLNPSGFFRWPPYVRLPSMMSPTVVMKDDNLKLSLGSAGSNRIRSAIIQVILNYIIFKKEIHEAVSLPRIHYENHTVFMEPGFDKNVIRSCERLYETVVFQEKSLFFGGVQAVTGDFEGAGDPRRGGYTISVK; this is encoded by the coding sequence ATGAAAGGAGTTATATCAGCTGGAGATAAACTGACTGCTGAGGCTGGAGCAGAGATTTTAGAAAAGGGAGGAAATGCATTTGATGCAGCTATTGCAGCTCTTCTTGCAGCACCTCTTACAGAACCAGCACTGACAAGTTTAGGTGGTGGAGGTTTCCTTTTAGCTATTGAAAAAGGTATGCTTCCTGTTATTTACGATTTCTTTGTTGATGTCCCTCCAAAAAGAGTAGAGAATCCTGACTTTTACCCTGTTTATGTTGATTTCGGTTCTGCTGTTCAGGAATTTCATATAGGATGTGGTTCTGCTGCCATTCCGGGAATGATTGCAGGGATATATCAGATATACAAAAATCGATGTACCCTTCCTTTAAAAGAACTTGTGGAACCAGCTCTAAGGTATGCTGAGAAGGGTATTTATCTATCAAAAATGCAGGCATCCTTTGTCAAACTTTTAGAGCCTATTTTTACAGCAACAGAAGAGTCAAAAAAGATATACACAGTAAATGGGAAATTGATAGATGATAAAACAATTTACAAAAACCCTGATTATGCCGATTTTTTGAGGAGGTTTGCCCAGGAAGGTTCATGGTTTTTTTACGAGGGGGATGTGGCAGAAAAAATTGAAAGATTATCAGTAGAAAGAAATGGTCTTTTGAGGAAAGAAGATCTCAGAAAGTACAGGGTTCAGGAAAAGGATCCTGTCTACTTCAAATTCAGAGATTACGATATTTTTACGAATGCTCCACCTTCTCCGGGAGGTCTTTTAATAGGATTTACACTAAAACTCCTTGAAGACACAAATTTAAGTAGTTTCGGTTCTACAAAACATATAGGATCTCTTGTCGAAGCTATGCACACAACACAGCTTTTCAGAAGGGAATACGTTGACAAGCATATACATAATGAAGAGCTTAAGCTCCTGATAGAAGATAAAAAAATATTTGATGTTTATAAAGGATTCTTCACAAAAAGACTGAATCTTTGGGGAAATACTACCCATATATCTGTTGTAGACAGCGAAGGAAATGCTGTCAGTGTCACAACAACCAACGGAGAAGGCTCAGGTTGCATTATTCCGGGAACAGGTATCATGCTCAACAATATGTTAGGGGAAGAAGATCTCAATCCATCCGGTTTTTTTAGATGGCCTCCCTATGTAAGACTTCCCTCTATGATGTCTCCTACCGTTGTTATGAAAGATGATAATCTAAAACTATCTCTGGGAAGTGCAGGCAGTAACAGGATAAGAAGTGCAATAATTCAGGTTATTCTGAACTATATTATCTTTAAAAAAGAGATACATGAGGCTGTAAGTCTTCCAAGGATTCATTATGAAAATCATACGGTTTTCATGGAGCCGGGATTTGATAAAAATGTGATAAGAAGTTGTGAAAGACTCTACGAAACAGTCGTTTTTCAGGAAAAAAGTCTTTTTTTCGGAGGAGTTCAGGCCGTTACAGGGGATTTTGAAGGGGCAGGAGACCCCAGAAGGGGAGGATACACTATATCAGTCAAATAA
- a CDS encoding YbdK family carboxylate-amine ligase encodes MKSNKSPQKKIKFKNSKPFTVGAELEVQLVNRDDYSLSNSSKIIFENLPEDLKKIVQPEVLTSMVEIVSPVCEKPEEVVLYFEKALKEIDRIGEDYGFRVSALGTHTFAKKEETQITAKERYLKLLQELQILLRQFLIYGLHVHVGFPDKESAVRGYNLVINYLPVFLGLSTSSPFFYGEFTGLHSYRTKIFEQLPRAGIPEYFDSFSQFEELYFQLKDGGFIESIKDIWWDVRIHPDLGTVELRVCDSNPELDRIELIISLFQGLSLLAQKENSFRTYHQILKQNKWNATRYSISGKYIDINGIKTIKEKTYSIIKEMEKKGIFKQLGTEKRIKKLKNVLRRKPLSEKMIIVYKKTKDVKVAESMGFIR; translated from the coding sequence ATTAAAAGTAACAAGAGCCCACAGAAAAAAATAAAGTTTAAGAACTCAAAACCTTTTACAGTAGGAGCTGAGCTTGAGGTACAGCTTGTTAATAGGGATGATTATTCTCTTTCCAACTCTTCAAAGATAATATTTGAGAATCTACCTGAAGACCTAAAAAAGATAGTACAACCGGAAGTTCTTACATCAATGGTTGAAATTGTTAGTCCTGTGTGTGAAAAACCTGAAGAGGTTGTACTTTACTTTGAAAAGGCCTTAAAGGAGATAGACAGAATAGGAGAAGATTATGGATTCAGAGTATCTGCTCTGGGAACACACACATTTGCAAAAAAAGAAGAAACACAGATAACAGCAAAAGAAAGATATCTTAAACTTTTGCAGGAACTTCAGATCCTATTGAGGCAGTTCCTAATATACGGACTCCACGTGCATGTAGGTTTTCCTGATAAAGAATCTGCTGTAAGAGGTTACAATCTTGTGATAAACTACCTTCCTGTGTTTTTAGGACTTTCAACAAGCTCTCCATTTTTCTACGGTGAGTTTACAGGACTCCACTCCTACAGAACAAAAATATTTGAACAACTCCCAAGAGCTGGAATACCTGAGTATTTTGACAGCTTTTCCCAGTTTGAAGAACTGTATTTTCAGCTGAAGGATGGAGGTTTTATTGAAAGTATAAAAGATATATGGTGGGATGTGAGAATACATCCAGACTTAGGAACGGTAGAACTCAGAGTATGTGACTCAAACCCTGAACTTGATAGGATTGAGCTTATTATTTCACTTTTTCAGGGATTATCTTTACTTGCCCAAAAAGAAAATAGTTTTAGAACCTACCATCAGATACTTAAACAAAACAAATGGAACGCGACAAGATACTCAATCTCAGGTAAATATATAGATATCAATGGTATTAAAACTATAAAAGAAAAAACATACAGTATAATAAAAGAGATGGAGAAAAAGGGTATATTTAAGCAGTTAGGTACAGAAAAGAGGATAAAAAAACTAAAAAATGTTCTGAGGAGAAAACCTCTATCTGAAAAAATGATAATAGTTTATAAAAAAACAAAAGATGTAAAAGTTGCTGAAAGTATGGGATTTATTAGATGA
- a CDS encoding site-2 protease family protein yields MRFKSIPLFKIFGIQVNLDFSWFIVFFLISLTLAEYFFPNYYPGHSFIVYWIVGGVSAILLFGSVLLHELSHSLVAIKHGIPVREIDLFIFGGVAMIEEEAPSPKVEFLVAVAGPLCSFFLGFLFYILALLYPVNDLINGIINYLMLVNFALALFNLVPAFPLDGGRILRSIIWAKKDLLTATKISSMTGTAFAYFLMLLGVLSLIQGSLINAMWYGFLGLFLKNAAKVSYEQTKLGVILSKYRVEQFMNTVKPVLPDETVADFMIHYYPFYRSSIFPVIGKDGKIYIVDINRIKEIPRDRWEYITVWEIAQSLEVFVSPYDTLLKAIKLMNRYQIDELPVIYGNTVLGIIKRDIIESLVERYLLEEKFQGG; encoded by the coding sequence ATGAGATTTAAGTCTATCCCCCTTTTTAAGATATTTGGTATACAGGTAAATCTTGATTTTAGCTGGTTTATAGTTTTTTTTCTTATCTCTCTTACTCTTGCAGAGTACTTTTTCCCGAACTACTACCCTGGACACAGTTTCATTGTTTACTGGATAGTAGGGGGAGTATCTGCGATACTCCTTTTTGGCTCTGTTTTACTCCATGAGCTTTCCCACTCTCTTGTAGCAATAAAGCATGGAATACCTGTCAGGGAGATAGATCTATTTATTTTTGGTGGAGTTGCGATGATCGAGGAAGAAGCCCCATCTCCTAAAGTGGAGTTCTTGGTTGCCGTGGCAGGACCGTTATGTAGTTTTTTCTTAGGATTTTTATTTTACATACTTGCTTTATTGTACCCTGTAAACGACTTAATAAACGGAATTATAAACTACCTCATGCTTGTAAACTTTGCCCTCGCCCTTTTTAATCTGGTACCTGCATTCCCCCTTGATGGAGGAAGAATACTACGGTCAATAATATGGGCAAAGAAAGATCTGCTTACAGCAACGAAAATCAGCAGTATGACAGGAACAGCTTTTGCTTATTTCCTTATGCTTTTAGGAGTACTGTCTCTTATACAGGGATCATTAATCAATGCGATGTGGTATGGATTTTTAGGTCTTTTTCTGAAAAATGCAGCAAAAGTAAGTTATGAACAAACGAAATTAGGTGTAATACTCTCTAAATACAGAGTTGAGCAGTTTATGAATACAGTAAAACCTGTCTTACCTGATGAAACAGTAGCAGATTTTATGATTCATTACTATCCGTTCTACAGAAGCAGTATATTTCCTGTCATAGGGAAGGACGGCAAAATTTACATAGTAGATATAAACAGAATAAAGGAAATACCCAGAGACAGATGGGAATATATTACTGTATGGGAAATAGCACAATCTTTAGAGGTTTTTGTCAGCCCCTACGATACACTTTTGAAAGCGATAAAACTTATGAATAGATACCAGATTGATGAACTTCCTGTTATATACGGAAACACAGTTTTAGGTATTATAAAAAGAGATATTATTGAGTCCCTTGTAGAAAGATATCTTCTGGAGGAGAAATTTCAGGGAGGATAA
- a CDS encoding GGDEF domain-containing protein, which produces MDAKIKKSAVIYIFIFLLLSIGIWFLFDLKKIQNKQVYLNQKIIKAAAEFKATLNGYKMVIDFVENKYFIDPDILKIIYLCMKSPPEKRANCKKTLFKKLKPLYTEMKKYQINYVQLRFPDGTVFFRFHRQQIKESPLKSKKNFIFGENKRITGGFRFPFELYYKNIFLGTGEIIVSYDAIKEELRRIFKGEYRFLVYKDFMLNRVLKEERKSYIQSDISPDFYYVSSGKRNFQIDPEILAEINRKLKEKIKDKVGRFRNFAVDVNVNGDYYVVSFIVIRSMKGEKIGYLVYYEKDNTISLFDETFLIMYASVEFALVAMLGLIITTIKRGEKFRILSEIDTLTGIYNKGKFNRVLDEELKKVRRYKRPLGLILFDIDHFKKINDTYGHQVGDYVLKTVAKIVKDNIRDTDIFARWGGEEFVILAPETDINGLKILAEKLRKAIEDYNFEKVGKVTASFGITEAIPEDTVDSVVRRADEALYAAKERGRNRVEIILPEI; this is translated from the coding sequence ATGGACGCAAAAATAAAAAAATCAGCCGTAATATATATATTCATATTTTTACTGTTATCAATCGGTATATGGTTTTTGTTTGACCTTAAAAAAATACAGAATAAACAGGTTTATCTCAACCAGAAAATTATAAAAGCAGCTGCCGAGTTTAAAGCGACCCTTAACGGGTACAAAATGGTTATTGATTTTGTTGAGAATAAGTATTTTATAGACCCTGATATTCTCAAGATTATATACCTATGTATGAAATCCCCCCCTGAAAAGAGAGCTAACTGTAAGAAAACTCTGTTTAAAAAACTAAAGCCTCTGTATACAGAGATGAAAAAGTACCAGATAAATTATGTACAGCTGAGATTTCCTGATGGGACTGTTTTTTTCAGATTCCACAGACAACAGATAAAAGAAAGCCCACTAAAAAGTAAAAAAAATTTTATTTTTGGAGAGAATAAAAGAATAACAGGAGGTTTTAGATTTCCTTTTGAGCTTTACTACAAAAACATTTTTCTTGGAACAGGAGAAATCATAGTATCTTATGATGCTATAAAAGAAGAACTGAGGAGAATATTTAAAGGGGAGTATCGATTCCTTGTGTATAAAGATTTTATGCTTAACAGAGTCCTGAAGGAAGAAAGGAAAAGCTACATTCAGAGCGATATATCTCCAGATTTTTATTATGTTAGCTCTGGAAAGAGAAATTTCCAGATAGATCCTGAGATTCTTGCAGAGATAAACAGAAAATTAAAGGAAAAAATAAAAGATAAAGTAGGCAGATTCCGGAACTTTGCTGTTGATGTTAATGTAAATGGTGATTACTATGTAGTCTCATTTATCGTAATAAGAAGTATGAAAGGTGAAAAAATAGGTTATCTTGTATATTATGAGAAGGATAATACTATATCTTTATTTGATGAGACTTTCCTGATAATGTATGCAAGTGTTGAGTTTGCCCTTGTAGCTATGCTTGGACTTATCATAACTACAATTAAAAGGGGAGAGAAGTTCAGAATCCTTTCAGAGATAGATACACTTACAGGGATATACAACAAAGGTAAATTTAACAGAGTTTTAGATGAAGAACTGAAAAAGGTAAGAAGATACAAAAGACCCCTCGGTCTTATACTTTTTGATATAGACCATTTTAAAAAGATAAATGATACATACGGACATCAGGTAGGTGATTATGTTCTGAAAACAGTAGCAAAGATTGTGAAGGACAATATCAGAGATACAGATATATTTGCCAGATGGGGAGGAGAGGAGTTTGTTATCCTTGCACCGGAGACAGATATTAACGGCCTGAAAATACTTGCTGAAAAATTGAGAAAAGCCATAGAAGATTATAACTTTGAAAAAGTAGGAAAAGTAACAGCAAGTTTCGGTATAACAGAAGCGATACCGGAAGATACTGTCGATTCTGTTGTAAGAAGAGCAGATGAAGCACTGTACGCAGCGAAAGAAAGGGGCAGAAACAGAGTCGAGATTATTTTACCTGAGATTTAG